One genomic window of Moorella glycerini includes the following:
- a CDS encoding MoaD/ThiS family protein: MEVELLSFLQRAAGESRVEVEAATVDELLAALISRYGETFRRELMTPGGKLKPGIAILVNGRNINFLQGPATPLSPRDKVTIIPPAAGG; this comes from the coding sequence ATGGAAGTAGAACTTTTGAGTTTCTTGCAGCGGGCGGCCGGGGAAAGCCGGGTAGAGGTGGAAGCAGCTACCGTCGACGAACTCCTGGCTGCCCTTATCTCCCGTTACGGGGAAACTTTCCGCCGGGAACTCATGACCCCGGGGGGAAAGCTGAAGCCCGGCATAGCCATCCTGGTGAACGGCCGCAATATCAACTTCTTGCAGGGGCCGGCCACTCCTTTAAGCCCGCGGGACAAAGTAACCATCATACCGCCGGCGGCAGGTGGATAA
- a CDS encoding NAD(P)/FAD-dependent oxidoreductase gives MYYLIIGNSAAGVAAARAIRRTDPGGNITIVGDEPYTYYARVLTSYYLGGLIPREKLWLAGEEWYREQGIRLIPGRRAVAVDPGGSRVMLADGSELPYDRLLVATGAAPQQIDVPGSNLAGVFTLRTLDDAAAIRKFARPGGQAVVVGGGLVGIKAAEGLHARGLKVRLVVSSGRLLSQALDDTGAELVRRAMGAAGFTVHLREDVIALEGREKVTAAVLRSGAVVPADVVVVGKGVRPNVDFLQGSGIEVDRGILVDDYLATSIPGIYAAGDVVQAYDRAWQYRRLNAVWGNAVEQGRLAGFNMAGHHTSYRGGIGQNSLVVSGLGVISGGIVNPPGEKESRPAGGRMEQAGNGSAAYPPGEGYQVLTRLDEKHSYYRKAVLQGRRLVGMVAVGPPEGAGSFQSLIGREVKEKYIASFLDGSFTWAMVGR, from the coding sequence GTGTATTACCTCATTATCGGCAACAGTGCTGCCGGGGTGGCCGCGGCCCGGGCCATCCGCCGCACCGATCCTGGTGGGAATATAACGATAGTAGGCGATGAGCCTTATACCTACTACGCCCGTGTCCTTACGTCGTATTACCTCGGCGGCCTTATACCCAGGGAAAAACTCTGGCTGGCAGGCGAAGAATGGTACAGGGAGCAGGGGATCCGGCTCATCCCTGGCCGGCGGGCGGTGGCAGTCGATCCGGGAGGCAGCAGGGTGATGCTGGCTGACGGTAGTGAGCTTCCCTATGACCGCCTGCTGGTAGCCACCGGCGCGGCACCCCAGCAAATTGACGTTCCCGGTAGCAACCTGGCCGGTGTTTTTACCCTGCGGACCCTGGACGACGCTGCCGCCATCCGCAAATTCGCCCGGCCCGGGGGGCAGGCGGTGGTCGTCGGCGGCGGCCTAGTGGGCATCAAGGCCGCCGAAGGCCTCCACGCTAGGGGGCTCAAAGTGCGCCTGGTGGTATCCTCGGGCCGGCTCCTTTCCCAGGCCCTCGATGATACCGGCGCGGAACTGGTGCGCCGGGCTATGGGTGCCGCTGGATTTACCGTTCACCTGCGGGAAGATGTCATCGCCCTGGAAGGCCGGGAAAAAGTAACGGCCGCCGTCCTGCGCTCCGGGGCTGTGGTACCGGCGGATGTCGTGGTCGTAGGTAAAGGGGTGCGGCCTAATGTAGACTTCTTACAGGGCAGCGGGATAGAGGTGGACCGCGGTATCCTGGTGGATGATTACCTGGCTACAAGCATTCCCGGCATCTACGCCGCCGGTGACGTCGTCCAGGCCTACGACCGCGCCTGGCAATACCGGCGCCTCAACGCCGTCTGGGGCAACGCCGTGGAGCAGGGCCGCCTGGCCGGGTTTAACATGGCCGGCCACCACACGTCCTACCGCGGTGGTATCGGCCAGAATTCCCTGGTGGTCAGCGGCCTGGGGGTCATCAGCGGCGGCATTGTCAACCCGCCCGGTGAAAAGGAAAGCCGGCCGGCAGGGGGCAGGATGGAACAGGCCGGCAACGGTAGTGCGGCCTACCCTCCGGGCGAGGGCTACCAGGTGCTGACCCGCCTGGACGAAAAACACTCTTATTACCGCAAAGCCGTTCTCCAGGGCCGGCGGCTGGTTGGCATGGTCGCCGTAGGGCCGCCGGAAGGTGCCGGCAGCTTCCAGTCCCTCATCGGCCGGGAAGTAAAAGAAAAATATATCGCTAGTTTCCTGGACGGCAGCTTCACCTGGGCCATGGTGGGGCGGTGA
- the mntA gene encoding type VII toxin-antitoxin system MntA family adenylyltransferase antitoxin encodes MDKRIYEQLKDYFSEQQSIRMAFLFGSRAKGRAGAESDVDLGVYLEPGYTRQDIYQMWNELEDMLGTKVDLLVLNEATPSMAWAALKGKRLYIRDQSFYIQYLLDISREAEDFQQYVLDWWRWRMKIRGAV; translated from the coding sequence ATGGATAAAAGAATCTATGAGCAATTAAAAGACTACTTTAGCGAGCAACAAAGTATACGTATGGCTTTTTTATTTGGTTCCCGGGCCAAGGGGCGGGCAGGAGCCGAGTCAGATGTAGACCTTGGGGTATACCTTGAGCCTGGTTATACCAGGCAGGATATTTATCAGATGTGGAACGAACTCGAGGATATGCTGGGAACAAAGGTAGATTTACTTGTCTTAAATGAGGCGACACCCTCTATGGCCTGGGCAGCACTAAAGGGCAAGCGTCTTTATATCAGGGATCAAAGTTTTTATATCCAATATCTGCTGGATATTTCCCGGGAAGCTGAAGATTTCCAGCAATATGTACTCGATTGGTGGCGCTGGCGGATGAAAATCAGGGGGGCGGTGTAA
- the hepT gene encoding type VII toxin-antitoxin system HepT family RNase toxin, which translates to MAPITDEQVISIVRRLRFIATELEDIKAYAQMDYFQYQSDRKSRRDVERIIENLINAALDIAKILIAGEDLEVPETYRQAFIQLGEAGIIDKELALALAEKARTRNILAHQYLDIKWELIKDFLATGIANMEQFKQQVEQRLITLRD; encoded by the coding sequence ATGGCACCGATTACTGATGAACAGGTAATTTCTATTGTTCGCCGCCTCAGGTTTATTGCAACTGAATTAGAAGACATTAAGGCCTATGCTCAGATGGATTATTTTCAATACCAGAGCGATCGGAAAAGCCGCCGCGATGTGGAGCGGATTATCGAAAACCTGATCAACGCCGCCCTGGATATCGCTAAAATTCTTATAGCCGGTGAAGACCTGGAAGTGCCGGAAACCTACCGCCAGGCCTTTATCCAGCTCGGTGAAGCGGGGATTATCGACAAAGAACTGGCCCTGGCCCTTGCTGAAAAGGCCAGGACAAGGAATATTTTAGCCCATCAATACCTGGATATAAAATGGGAACTTATCAAAGATTTTTTAGCTACTGGTATTGCTAATATGGAGCAGTTCAAGCAACAGGTAGAGCAGAGGTTAATCACTTTGCGGGATTAG
- a CDS encoding sigma 54-interacting transcriptional regulator, translating into MSYLGLVAPYAGLAELAGQVCAELEEDVTITVGDLAEGVKVARELAARGAEVIISRGGTATAISRYVEVPVVEIAVSAFDLVRALAEARELGQYIGVAGFRNVIYGTKSLEPVLGVHIEELIIEAEEDAAGIIAEGKARGLEVIAGDAVSVRSARELGLQAVLVTSGKEAISQAIREAREVALVRRRERARAEQLKVILDFAYEGIVAVDQEGCITLVNPAAEKILGLAAHRVVGRPAREVLPGVPLDQVRQSGQKRLGELHRAGNTLVAENVVPVIAGREIVGAVATFQDVSYLQTVETRVRQELYLKGHVAQFTFGDIVTQSPAMARVIERARQFAAAEATILITGETGSGKEMVAQSIHNASRRREGPFVAVNCAAVPENLLESELFGYEEGAFTGARKGGKKGLFELAHRGTLFLDEIGELSLNLQARLLRVLQQKAIMRVGGDRVLPVDVRIIAATHRNLEEAVSRETFRRDLYYRLNVLHIKLPPLRERLEDLPLLIKTLAEKISRRTGRLPPLFSEEIIARLQAYSWPGNVRELENIIERLVVLRSGQEVQPADLEEILGPAESRPQAGLQLTLHGTLEEMEAEIIRQTLTLTNNDKDETCRRLGLSKTTLWRRLKSWQVGGQGRVSGI; encoded by the coding sequence ATGTCCTACCTGGGCCTGGTAGCTCCCTATGCGGGCCTGGCCGAACTGGCAGGACAGGTGTGCGCGGAGCTGGAAGAGGACGTAACTATTACCGTCGGCGACCTGGCGGAAGGGGTCAAGGTGGCCCGGGAACTGGCGGCCAGAGGGGCGGAAGTCATTATCAGCCGCGGCGGTACCGCCACGGCTATCAGCCGCTATGTTGAGGTGCCGGTGGTGGAGATTGCCGTCAGCGCCTTTGACCTGGTCCGGGCCCTGGCCGAGGCCCGGGAACTTGGCCAGTACATCGGCGTTGCCGGTTTCCGCAATGTCATTTACGGCACCAAAAGCCTGGAACCGGTCCTGGGGGTCCATATTGAAGAGTTAATTATCGAAGCGGAAGAGGACGCGGCCGGGATTATTGCGGAAGGCAAAGCCAGGGGGCTGGAGGTCATCGCCGGCGATGCCGTATCCGTCCGGTCAGCCCGGGAACTGGGGCTCCAGGCGGTACTCGTCACCTCCGGCAAAGAGGCCATCAGCCAGGCCATCCGCGAAGCCAGGGAGGTAGCCCTGGTGCGCCGGCGGGAACGGGCCCGGGCCGAGCAATTGAAAGTGATCCTCGATTTTGCTTATGAGGGCATTGTGGCCGTCGACCAGGAAGGCTGCATTACCCTGGTCAACCCGGCAGCCGAAAAGATCCTGGGCCTGGCGGCCCACCGGGTAGTGGGACGGCCGGCGCGGGAAGTCTTGCCGGGCGTTCCCCTGGACCAGGTACGGCAGTCCGGGCAAAAGCGCCTGGGGGAACTGCACCGGGCCGGTAATACCCTGGTAGCCGAGAACGTGGTCCCGGTCATTGCCGGGCGGGAAATTGTCGGTGCTGTAGCTACCTTCCAGGATGTCAGCTACCTCCAGACCGTGGAAACCAGGGTCCGCCAGGAACTCTATCTTAAAGGTCATGTGGCCCAGTTCACCTTTGGTGATATTGTCACTCAAAGCCCGGCTATGGCCCGGGTTATCGAGCGGGCACGCCAGTTTGCCGCTGCTGAAGCAACAATCTTAATCACCGGTGAAACCGGCTCCGGCAAAGAAATGGTGGCCCAAAGCATTCACAACGCCAGCCGGCGACGGGAGGGCCCCTTTGTGGCGGTTAACTGCGCCGCCGTGCCGGAAAATTTGCTGGAAAGCGAGCTCTTCGGCTACGAGGAAGGGGCTTTCACCGGGGCCCGCAAAGGGGGCAAAAAGGGCCTCTTTGAACTGGCCCACCGGGGCACCCTTTTCCTGGACGAGATCGGCGAGCTATCTTTAAACCTGCAGGCGCGGCTGCTAAGGGTACTGCAGCAAAAGGCCATCATGCGCGTCGGCGGTGACCGGGTGCTACCGGTGGACGTGCGCATCATCGCCGCTACTCACCGCAACCTGGAAGAGGCCGTGAGCCGGGAAACCTTTCGCCGTGACCTCTATTACCGTTTGAATGTGCTGCATATTAAACTGCCTCCTTTGCGGGAACGTTTAGAAGATTTACCGTTGCTCATTAAGACCCTGGCGGAAAAAATCAGCCGGCGAACCGGGCGCCTGCCGCCGTTATTCAGCGAGGAAATTATCGCCCGTTTACAGGCTTACTCCTGGCCGGGCAACGTCCGCGAACTGGAAAACATCATCGAGCGCCTGGTAGTCCTGCGCAGCGGCCAGGAGGTGCAGCCTGCCGACCTGGAGGAGATTTTAGGGCCGGCAGAAAGCCGGCCGCAGGCCGGCCTGCAGCTCACCCTCCACGGCACCCTGGAAGAAATGGAGGCGGAAATCATCCGCCAGACCCTGACCCTGACCAATAACGATAAAGACGAAACCTGCCGCCGCCTGGGCCTCAGTAAAACCACCCTCTGGCGACGGCTGAAGAGCTGGCAGGTGGGAGGCCAGGGGCGGGTCAGCGGTATATGA
- a CDS encoding four-carbon acid sugar kinase family protein, protein MERIAIIADDLTGANDTGVQFCQHGFRTLVIIDADTIGQVGGEKEVLAINTDTRHLTAKEAYQRVYDIALKLKATGISRIYKKIDSTLRGHPGAELEAVMDAWPADLALLVPAFPANRRVVQQGYLIINENTGAAVTSEDNGITVGESASCHVPTILQQEMQRRVGQVDLATVRRGAAALITALEAAQKTSQVLVLDAASEDDLQIIARAIGQLPRSVVVAGAAGLAAHLNLAWDLKPAPPFSLRQEGVVLLVAGSRNPVTARQVQRLATFSSCQPVLVNTAAILAGAAREEVERVLQEAGKLAAGKGPLMITVASMFQGKPACRESVPAATGNENSNHGNGGKAIAAALGTITARLLAMYKVKGLVVTGGDTAVHVCRSLSARGISLATELLPGIPLGYLEGGPAAGLPIVTKAGGFGPPEAFIKVFQYLSRTENQNP, encoded by the coding sequence ATGGAACGCATAGCCATTATCGCCGACGACTTAACCGGGGCCAACGACACCGGCGTCCAGTTTTGCCAGCACGGTTTCCGCACCCTGGTTATTATCGATGCCGATACCATCGGCCAGGTGGGCGGGGAGAAAGAAGTGCTGGCCATCAATACTGACACCCGCCACCTGACAGCAAAGGAAGCCTACCAGCGCGTTTATGATATAGCTTTAAAACTGAAAGCAACTGGCATCAGCCGGATCTATAAAAAAATTGATTCCACCCTGCGCGGCCATCCCGGCGCCGAACTGGAGGCCGTCATGGACGCCTGGCCGGCAGACCTGGCCCTGCTGGTACCGGCTTTTCCGGCCAATCGCCGGGTAGTGCAGCAAGGCTATTTGATAATTAACGAAAACACGGGAGCGGCAGTAACTTCGGAAGATAATGGCATAACTGTTGGGGAGTCTGCCAGCTGCCATGTTCCTACTATCCTGCAGCAGGAGATGCAGCGCCGGGTAGGGCAGGTCGACCTGGCCACAGTACGCCGGGGAGCGGCCGCCCTGATCACCGCCCTGGAAGCGGCGCAAAAGACCAGCCAGGTCCTGGTCCTGGATGCCGCCAGCGAAGATGACCTGCAAATAATTGCCCGGGCTATCGGGCAATTACCCCGGAGTGTAGTGGTGGCCGGGGCTGCCGGCCTGGCCGCCCATTTAAACCTGGCCTGGGACCTTAAACCTGCACCCCCATTTTCCCTGCGGCAAGAAGGGGTTGTGCTCCTGGTCGCCGGGTCGCGCAACCCCGTCACGGCCCGGCAGGTGCAGCGGCTGGCCACCTTCAGTTCCTGCCAGCCGGTCCTGGTAAATACGGCCGCCATCCTGGCCGGTGCCGCCAGGGAAGAAGTAGAAAGGGTGCTGCAGGAGGCTGGGAAACTGGCAGCAGGTAAAGGGCCGCTGATGATCACGGTGGCCAGCATGTTCCAGGGGAAACCGGCTTGCCGGGAATCCGTACCGGCGGCAACGGGGAATGAAAATAGCAATCATGGTAATGGCGGCAAGGCTATTGCCGCAGCCCTGGGCACCATTACCGCCCGTCTCCTGGCCATGTATAAAGTAAAGGGCCTGGTGGTTACCGGTGGCGACACCGCCGTCCACGTCTGTCGCAGTTTAAGCGCCAGGGGGATCAGTCTGGCCACCGAACTCCTGCCCGGCATCCCCCTGGGCTACCTGGAAGGCGGCCCGGCCGCTGGCCTGCCCATTGTCACCAAGGCCGGCGGTTTCGGTCCCCCGGAGGCCTTTATTAAAGTATTTCAGTATTTGAGTCGGACGGAAAACCAAAATCCATAG
- the pdxA gene encoding 4-hydroxythreonine-4-phosphate dehydrogenase PdxA has translation MPRPLIAISVGDPCGIGPEITAKALALPEIYEQCRPLAIADAGLMCEAVKIAGVNLAVRAVTSPGDGRYEYGTIDVLDLQNVDLNQLEYGKVTRMGGEASFQYIAKAIELALAGEVDAVTTGPINKEAINLAGHHYAGHTEIFAELTRTRDYCMMLIDKNFRVSHVTTHVAFSQVPLLVKKERVLKVIELTHNALLKMGIASPRIAVAGLNPHAGEDGLFGREEIDEISPAIAAARSRGMQVDGPVSPDTIFVKLRGGQYDAVVAMYHDQGHIPTKVIGFQYDNATGKWGSVAGINITLGLPIIRTSVDHGTAFGKAGKGTANPESMVDALKMAVMLARY, from the coding sequence ATGCCCAGACCTTTAATCGCCATCAGCGTTGGTGACCCCTGCGGCATTGGCCCTGAGATCACGGCCAAAGCCCTGGCCTTACCGGAAATCTACGAACAATGCCGGCCCCTGGCCATAGCCGATGCCGGCCTGATGTGCGAAGCTGTCAAGATTGCCGGGGTAAACCTGGCCGTGAGGGCCGTAACCAGTCCCGGTGATGGGCGTTATGAATACGGCACCATTGATGTCCTGGACCTGCAGAATGTAGACTTAAACCAGCTTGAATACGGCAAAGTAACTCGGATGGGGGGTGAAGCTAGCTTCCAATATATAGCGAAAGCTATCGAACTCGCCCTGGCTGGGGAAGTCGACGCCGTCACCACCGGCCCTATTAATAAAGAAGCCATCAACCTGGCCGGGCACCATTACGCCGGCCATACGGAGATTTTCGCCGAACTGACTAGGACGCGGGATTATTGCATGATGCTCATTGATAAAAATTTTCGGGTTTCCCACGTGACTACCCATGTAGCTTTTAGCCAGGTACCACTGCTAGTGAAAAAAGAGCGGGTGCTGAAGGTAATTGAATTAACCCATAACGCCTTGCTAAAAATGGGCATCGCCAGCCCTCGTATCGCTGTAGCGGGCCTCAACCCCCACGCCGGCGAGGACGGCCTCTTCGGCCGCGAAGAGATCGATGAGATCAGCCCGGCCATCGCCGCCGCCCGTAGCCGGGGTATGCAGGTAGATGGCCCGGTTTCCCCGGACACCATCTTCGTCAAGCTCCGCGGCGGCCAGTACGACGCCGTGGTGGCCATGTACCACGACCAGGGCCATATCCCTACTAAAGTTATTGGCTTCCAGTACGACAACGCCACCGGAAAGTGGGGCTCTGTTGCCGGCATCAACATCACCCTGGGCCTGCCTATCATCCGTACCTCCGTGGACCATGGTACCGCCTTTGGCAAAGCGGGTAAGGGCACGGCCAACCCGGAGAGTATGGTGGATGCGTTGAAGATGGCGGTTATGTTGGCGAGATATTAA
- a CDS encoding uroporphyrinogen decarboxylase family protein, translating into MMNAYETALRALRFEEVDYVPVVLPLVGAIYARLAGIPDEEYYADPVTMLDAQIWFYEQLPDVFTFPGIWPDFGAVAELGGMGAKIVFSKDAPPYLHDPILNDVKDIASFQPPDPQKAEFTARNLEYLKYFCQNLPDKLRKKYGFLDGHLFCGGPGEIAALILGYEKFFYGIYDFPELIHELLRKVTDFIKAYLQAQMEIVGSPKRIYVWDHLPGMLNYQIYAEFVHPYLYEVFEFVKEAEIRLYHNENNYPHLLDLISEIPCNVCHIGPKHNLLQTKTRLKKCVMGNLHPIVDLLQASEEELRHRCKTMIKTAGQGGGLWLSTAGGMAPETTIEKIKIIIDVANETYVRGITGYRR; encoded by the coding sequence ATGATGAACGCTTATGAAACAGCGTTACGAGCGCTAAGATTTGAAGAAGTTGACTATGTTCCCGTAGTATTACCTCTGGTAGGAGCCATTTATGCTCGTTTAGCAGGTATTCCGGATGAAGAGTATTATGCAGATCCTGTAACGATGTTAGATGCTCAAATATGGTTTTATGAGCAATTACCTGACGTTTTTACTTTTCCTGGTATCTGGCCGGATTTTGGTGCTGTAGCAGAATTAGGAGGAATGGGTGCAAAGATAGTTTTTTCCAAAGATGCACCGCCATATTTACATGATCCAATTTTGAATGACGTAAAGGATATAGCTAGTTTTCAACCCCCGGACCCCCAAAAGGCCGAATTTACAGCCAGGAACTTAGAGTATCTTAAATATTTTTGCCAGAATCTTCCTGATAAGCTACGTAAAAAGTACGGCTTTTTAGATGGTCATCTTTTCTGCGGGGGCCCCGGCGAAATAGCCGCTCTCATTTTAGGTTACGAAAAATTTTTTTATGGGATATATGATTTTCCGGAATTAATCCATGAGTTATTACGTAAAGTAACAGACTTTATTAAAGCTTATCTCCAAGCTCAAATGGAAATTGTAGGCTCGCCCAAACGCATCTATGTATGGGATCACTTACCCGGTATGCTTAATTATCAAATTTATGCCGAATTTGTCCATCCTTATCTTTATGAGGTCTTTGAATTCGTGAAGGAAGCAGAAATCAGGTTATACCATAATGAAAATAATTACCCGCATTTACTTGATTTAATCTCTGAAATACCTTGCAATGTTTGTCATATTGGACCCAAACATAATCTTTTACAAACCAAAACTAGATTAAAAAAATGTGTAATGGGAAATTTGCACCCCATAGTTGACCTGCTCCAGGCATCTGAAGAAGAATTACGCCATCGTTGTAAAACCATGATTAAAACTGCTGGTCAGGGGGGAGGGTTATGGCTTTCTACCGCCGGGGGTATGGCACCGGAAACTACTATTGAAAAGATAAAAATAATCATTGATGTGGCCAATGAAACTTATGTAAGGGGGATAACAGGTTATAGGAGGTGA
- a CDS encoding TRAP transporter substrate-binding protein: MTKKFWAGLLMASLIFLVAGCGTGGKTPEKQTTENKTQQSTSGATEKKVLRLGTHLPDEHSVTKTGHKLAELVAQKSNGKIEIKVFPNGTIGDQRALVEGMQLGTIDMSINDAGLLSNFDPKWGICDLPYLWKSYDHVRKVEDGEVGKTLQEGLLSKGIRSLGWMDSGFRNLFVNKEIRNLQDLKGMKIRVPEAPVYVKTFQLLGANPTVIPWGEVYTSLQTKVVEGFEQPNEATFTNKMYEVTKYMVKTGHLYTVLSINISEKTWQKLSPEEQKIIADAAKEASAYGRKLAEELDSQYGQKLVEKGMKVIEVNKDEFQKAVQPLWKEYGDKVGANDLIQKIVAAGK, translated from the coding sequence ATGACAAAAAAGTTTTGGGCCGGGTTATTAATGGCAAGCTTGATATTTTTAGTGGCTGGGTGCGGTACAGGTGGCAAAACACCAGAGAAACAAACAACGGAAAACAAAACCCAACAAAGTACTTCCGGTGCAACAGAAAAGAAGGTATTGCGTCTGGGTACGCATCTACCTGATGAACATTCCGTAACGAAGACAGGCCATAAATTAGCGGAATTAGTAGCCCAGAAATCTAACGGCAAAATAGAGATCAAAGTTTTTCCCAATGGCACTATTGGCGACCAGCGGGCCTTAGTAGAGGGCATGCAATTGGGTACTATTGATATGAGCATCAATGATGCTGGGTTGTTGTCTAATTTTGACCCTAAATGGGGAATTTGTGACTTGCCCTACTTATGGAAAAGCTATGATCATGTCCGCAAAGTTGAAGATGGTGAAGTCGGTAAAACGCTACAGGAGGGTCTGTTAAGCAAAGGTATTCGTTCCCTGGGCTGGATGGATTCAGGCTTCCGGAACCTTTTTGTGAACAAGGAAATCCGTAATTTACAAGATTTAAAGGGCATGAAAATTAGGGTACCCGAAGCCCCGGTTTACGTGAAGACTTTCCAGCTTCTGGGCGCTAATCCGACGGTAATACCGTGGGGAGAGGTATATACTTCTTTACAGACTAAAGTAGTAGAAGGTTTTGAACAACCTAATGAAGCAACTTTCACTAATAAGATGTACGAAGTAACGAAGTATATGGTTAAAACGGGACACCTGTATACTGTTCTTTCAATAAACATTAGTGAAAAGACATGGCAAAAGTTATCCCCTGAGGAACAAAAAATTATTGCCGACGCAGCTAAAGAAGCAAGCGCTTATGGCCGCAAATTGGCCGAGGAACTTGATAGCCAATATGGTCAAAAATTAGTAGAAAAGGGCATGAAAGTTATTGAAGTAAATAAAGATGAATTTCAAAAGGCCGTCCAACCCCTGTGGAAAGAATATGGCGATAAAGTGGGAGCCAATGATCTTATCCAAAAGATCGTTGCAGCAGGGAAATAG
- a CDS encoding TRAP transporter small permease — MIKKITSIIDTIQFLLFVSFVSISFLQVFFRYVLNNSLTWAEEINRYMFIWLVFLGSALCIQRRTHIGVDLLISNFKGLPKKVILTINDVLIIGLMLILFREGLAILPTLWMQYSSALGIPMAYIYASVPVGAALMGIYSLLDIWRIWYENETASTEGQVD; from the coding sequence ATGATAAAAAAAATCACCTCTATCATCGATACTATTCAGTTTCTTTTATTTGTATCTTTTGTTTCAATCTCGTTCCTGCAGGTGTTCTTTCGCTACGTTCTCAATAACTCCTTAACCTGGGCCGAAGAAATAAACCGGTATATGTTTATCTGGTTGGTCTTTTTGGGTTCAGCTCTATGTATACAACGGCGGACCCATATTGGTGTTGATCTTTTAATTAGTAATTTTAAAGGCCTTCCTAAAAAAGTTATCTTAACTATAAATGATGTTTTAATTATAGGTTTAATGCTAATCCTTTTCCGGGAAGGCCTAGCTATTTTACCGACTTTATGGATGCAATATTCTTCAGCTTTAGGTATACCTATGGCTTATATATACGCTTCAGTGCCCGTAGGTGCAGCTCTTATGGGTATCTATAGTCTATTAGATATCTGGCGTATCTGGTATGAAAATGAAACCGCCAGTACTGAAGGGCAGGTTGATTAA
- a CDS encoding TRAP transporter large permease, with translation MLTALFISFLVLLILGVPIAFSMAISSVIALMFSSVPLSITVQRMITSIDSFSLMAIPFFMLAGELMDSGGISRRLVRFAQALVGFIRGGLGMSCVVASTIFAGISGSASADTAAIGSILIPSMVKAGYPKGYVASLQACAGSLGPIIPPSLIMIIYGSITGLSIGKLFLAGAIPGILIALGLMLVNYWQAKKLGITATGKFDWRELGQSFIEAIWALIAPIIVVGGILGGVFTATEAGVIVAVYSFVVGYFIYREYSLKDIPRIFMKAAMTTSMVMIIVAGAAIFGWILANEQFPEIATSWLLSLSNNPDIVMLLIIAFLFVVGCFVETIAAAIILIPVLFSIGNQFAYDPIHFATVIAMCLVLGGITPPVGVQLFITSAIARTTMKETLRYLLPFALVPWGVVLLTAYFPALAKWLPGLAFVK, from the coding sequence ATGTTAACTGCCTTATTTATAAGTTTTCTTGTCTTATTAATTCTAGGGGTTCCTATTGCTTTTAGCATGGCAATTTCCTCGGTAATAGCTTTAATGTTTTCTTCAGTTCCCCTCTCGATTACAGTACAACGAATGATTACTTCGATAGATTCCTTCTCCTTAATGGCTATCCCCTTCTTTATGCTGGCTGGTGAATTAATGGATAGCGGTGGTATCTCACGCCGGTTGGTTCGTTTTGCTCAGGCTTTAGTAGGTTTTATACGCGGTGGCCTTGGCATGTCATGTGTTGTGGCCAGCACAATATTTGCCGGGATTTCAGGATCGGCTTCGGCTGATACTGCGGCTATTGGCTCCATTCTTATTCCGTCCATGGTGAAGGCAGGTTATCCTAAGGGTTATGTTGCCAGTCTACAGGCCTGTGCTGGCTCTTTAGGACCAATTATTCCTCCGAGTTTAATTATGATCATTTATGGCTCAATTACGGGACTATCAATTGGCAAGCTTTTTCTGGCGGGGGCTATTCCTGGTATATTAATTGCTTTAGGCTTAATGCTGGTTAATTACTGGCAGGCCAAAAAATTAGGTATCACTGCAACTGGTAAATTTGATTGGAGAGAACTGGGTCAAAGCTTTATTGAGGCCATTTGGGCCCTTATTGCTCCAATTATCGTCGTTGGCGGTATTTTAGGGGGCGTATTTACGGCCACCGAAGCCGGAGTTATTGTGGCAGTATATTCGTTTGTAGTAGGTTACTTTATTTACCGCGAGTATTCTTTAAAAGATATACCCCGCATTTTTATGAAAGCAGCCATGACTACCAGTATGGTAATGATTATTGTGGCCGGTGCAGCTATCTTCGGCTGGATTTTGGCCAACGAACAGTTTCCGGAAATAGCTACTAGCTGGCTCCTCTCTTTATCAAATAATCCTGACATTGTGATGTTATTAATTATTGCCTTCTTGTTTGTAGTCGGATGTTTTGTGGAAACAATCGCTGCAGCCATTATTTTGATACCTGTTCTTTTTTCCATAGGGAATCAATTTGCTTATGATCCCATTCATTTTGCCACCGTAATTGCTATGTGCCTGGTCTTAGGGGGTATTACACCACCTGTGGGTGTACAACTTTTTATCACTTCAGCCATTGCCAGAACTACTATGAAAGAAACACTTAGATATTTATTGCCCTTCGCCCTGGTGCCCTGGGGAGTAGTCTTATTAACAGCATATTTTCCAGCTCTGGCAAAATGGTTGCCCGGTCTGGCTTTTGTTAAATAA